A single region of the Triticum urartu cultivar G1812 unplaced genomic scaffold, Tu2.1 TuUngrouped_contig_5472, whole genome shotgun sequence genome encodes:
- the LOC125529270 gene encoding ubiquitin-activating enzyme E1 3: MGCLRRLLRRGLRAMLPSKRPSDAAAGDENGRGGDAKRMRRLFASDVLVSGLNGLGAEIAKNLALAGVKSVTIHDVKTVEMWDLSGNFFLSEDDIGKNRAAACVAKLQELNNAVLISALTEELTTEHLSKFQAVVFTDIDLDKAYEFDDYCHNHQPPISFIKSEVCGLFGSVFCDFGPKFTVLDVDGEDPHTGIIASISNDNPALISCVDDERLEFQDGDLVVFSEVHGMTELNDGKPRKVKNARPFSFSIEEDTSNFGIYVKGGIVTQVKEPKVLCFKALRDAMTDPGEVLLSDFSKFERPPVLHLAFQALDKFKKDHGRCPAAGCEEDAQSFLKIAAAINEASADRKLDTIDEKLFRQFASGSRAVLNPMAAMFGGIVGQEVVKACSGKFHPLNQFFYFDSVESLPTYPMEPQDLKPSNNRYDAQVSVFGSKLQKKMEEANTFVVGSGALGCEFLKNLALMGVSCSSKGKLTITDDDIIEKSNLSRQFLFRDWNIGQAKSTVAATAASAINPSLHIDALQNRACPDTENVFHDTFWEGLDVVINALDNVNARMYMDMRCLYFQKPLLESGTLGAKCNTQMVIPHLTENYGASRDPPEKQAPMCTVHSFPHNIDHCLTWARSEFEGLLEKTPNEVNSFLSNPAQYAAAMRKAGDAQARELLERVSECLNKDRCSTFDDCISWARLKFEDYFSNRVKQLTFTFPEDAATSMGAPFWSAPKRFPRALQFSAADQSHLNFIMSASILRAESFGVAIPEWAKDTSKLADVVNKIAVPTFEPKQGVNIVTDEKASNLSSTSVDDVAVIEDLLAKLQEYAKMLPPGFQMKPIQFEKDDDTNFHMDLISGLANMRARNYSIPEVDKLKAKFIAGRIIPAIATSTAMATGLVCLALYKVIAGEHPVEDYRNTFANLALPLFSMAEPVPPKVMKHKETSWTVWDRWSVQGNLTLAELLQWFADKGLTAYSISCGTSLLYNNMFARHKDRLTKKVVDIAREVAKVDVPEYRRHLDIGVACEDEDENDVDIPLVSVYFR, encoded by the exons ATGGGGTGCTTACGGCGGCTGCTGCGCAGGGGCCTGCGCGCCATGCTCCCGTCCAAGAGGCCGTCCGACGCCGCGGCGGGGGACGAAAACGGCCGCGGAGGGGACGCCAAGAGGATGCGCCGCCTCTTCGCCTCCGACGTCCTCGTCTCCGGGCTCAACGGGCTTGGCGCCGAAATTG CAAAGAATCTTGCCCTTGCTGGAGTCAAGTCTGTCACTATACATGATGTAAAAACTGTGGAGATGTGGGACTTGTCTGGCAATTTCTTTTTATCTGAGGATGACATTGGGAAGAACAGGGCTGCTGCTTGTGTAGCAAAGCTGCAGGAGCTGAACAATGCTGTTCTTATATCAGCTCTGACAGAAGAACTAACGACGGAGCACCTGTCTAAGTTCCAG GCTGTTGTTTTCACTGATATAGATTTAGACAAGGCTTATGAATTTGATGATTATTGTCACAACCACCAGCCTCCTATTTCCTTTATCAAATCTGAAGTCTGTGGCCTTTTTGGTAGTGTCTTTTGTGACTTTGGACCAAAGTTTACTGTTCTTGATGTTGATGGTGAAGATCCGCATACTGGTATAATTGCATCGATCAGCAATGATAATCCTGCCCTGATATCCTGTGTTGATGATGAACGGCTTGAATTCCAAGATGGTGATCTTGTTGTTTTCTCTGAGGTCCATGGTATGACAGAACTGAATGATGGAAAACCAAGGAAGGTTAAAAATGCAAGACCGTTTTCATTTAGCATCGAGGAGGACACAAGTAACTTTGGCATTTATGTAAAAGGTGGAATTGTCACACAAGTGAAGGAACCAAAGGTGCTATGCTTCAAGGCACTAAGAGATGCCATGACAGATCCTGGAGAAGTTCTTCTGAGTGACTTCTCAAAGTTTGAGCGCCCCCCTGTGCTTCATCTGGCATTTCAAGCTCTGGACAAATTTAAGAAAGACCATGGACGCTGCCCTGCTGCTGGTTGTGAGGAGGATGCTCAAAGTTTTCTGAAGATTGCTGCTGCTATTAATGAAGCCTCAGCTGATCGCAAGCTGGACACTATTGATGAGAAACTATTCCGACAGTTTGCAAGTGGTTCTCGAGCTGTATTGAACCCTATGGCTGCGATGTTTGGTGGTATTGTTGGTCAAGAAGTTGTGAAGGCTTGTTCAGGGAAGTTCCATCCTCTCAACCAG TTCTTCTACTTTGACTCTGTTGAATCCCTGCCAACATATCCGATGGAACCCCAAGACTTGAAGCCATCAAACAACCGCTATGATGCTCAGGTCTCTGTATTTGGTTCCAAGCTTCAGAAGAAAATGGAGGAGgctaatacttttgttgtagggTCTGGTGCTCTTGGATGTGAATTCCTGAAAAACCTTGCGTTAATGGGGGTGTCTTGTAGCAGCAAGGGAAAGTTAACCATAACAGATGATGATATCATTGAGAAAAGTAATTTAAGCCGTCAATTCTTGTTCCGTGATTGGAATATTGGACAGGCAAAGTCTACTGTGGCTGCTACAGCCGCTAGTGCTATCAACCCCAGCCTTCACATTGATGCTCTCCAGAACCGTGCCTGTCCAGATACCGAGAATGTCTTCCATGACACATTCTGGGAGGGCCTAGATGTTGTCATCAATGCACTTGATAATGTCAATGCCAGGATGTATATGGACATGAGGTGCCTGTACTTCCAGAAGCCACTACTGGAGTCAGGTACATTGGGCGCAAAGTGCAATACTCAAATGGTGATTCCTCACCTTACTGAAAATTACGGGGCTTCAAGAGATCCTCCTGAGAAGCAGGCGCCTATGTGCACAGTCCATTCTTTTCCACACAACATTGATCACTGCTTGACATGGGCTCGTTCAGAGTTTGAGGGTTTGCTCGAGAAAACGCCAAATGAAGTGAACTCTTTTCTGTCTAACCCTGCTCAATATGCTGCTGCAATGAGGAAGGCAGGTGATGCTCAAGCAAGAGAATTGCTTGAACGTGTCTCTGAGTGTCTTAACAAGGACCGGTGCAGTACATTTGATGATTGCATAAGCTGGGCCCGACTGAA ATTTGAGGATTATTTCTCAAACCGCGTGAAGCAGCTCACATTCACTTTTCCTGAAGATGCTGCCACTAGTATGGGTGCTCCTTTCTGGTCTGCCCCCAAGCGCTTCCCCCGTGCACTGCAGTTTTCAGCTGCTGATCAATCTCACCTTAACTTCATCATGTCTGCTTCGATATTGAGAGCGGAGTCATTTGGGGTTGCTATACCTGAATGGGCAAAGGATACTAGTAAGCTGGCTGATGTAGTAAACAAAATTGCAGTTCCTACGTTTGAGCCAAAGCAAGGGGTTAATATTGTGACAGATGAGAAGGCATCAAATCTTTCCAGCACCTCAGTTGATGATGTCGCCGTTATTGAAGATCTTCTGGCTAAGTTGCAAGAATATGCCAAGATGCTACCTCCAGGATTCCAAATGAAACCTATCCAATTTGAGAAG GATGATGACACCAACTTCCACATGGACTTAATATCCGGATTAGCAAACATGCGTGCAAGGAACTACAGCATCCCAGAGGTCGACAAGCTGAAGGCCAAGTTCATCGCAGGCAGGATCATCCCGGCCATTGCAACCTCAACCGCCATGGCCACAGGACTCGTGTGCCTCGCGCTGTACAAG GTCATCGCCGGCGAGCACCCCGTCGAGGACTACCGCAACACATTCGCGAACCTCGCCCTCCCACTCTTCTCGATGGCCGAGCCGGTCCCGCCCAAGGTCATGAAGCACAAGGAGACGAGCTGGACCGTGTGGGACCGGTGGTCCGTCCAGGGCAACCTCACCCTCGCCGAGCTCCTGCAGTGGTTCGCCGACAAGGGCCTCACCGCCTACAGCATCTCGTGCGGCACCTCCCTGCTGTACAACAACATGTTTGCGAGGCACAAGGACCGGCTGACCAAGAAGGTGGTCGACATCGCCAGGGAGGTGGCCAAGGTGGACGTCCCCGAGTACCGGAGGCACCTGGACATCGGCGTGGCCTGCGAGGACGAGGACGAGAACGACGTCGACATCCCCCTCGTGTCGGTTTACTTCCGCTAG